The Raphanus sativus cultivar WK10039 unplaced genomic scaffold, ASM80110v3 Scaffold0838, whole genome shotgun sequence genome includes a window with the following:
- the LOC130503157 gene encoding protein HOTHEAD-like: MFWFLQSPMALKLFLFLFALLLCLPTSLSSTASKGKEQKLKFNPYRYTFIDKASTFASSSSSSFSSNGQDSTYDYIVIGGGTAGCPLAATLSRNFSVLVLERGGVPFTNANVSFLRNFHIGLADTSASSASQAFVSTDGVYNARARVLGGGSCINAGFYSRADAAFVKRAGWDPKLVNESYPWVEREIVHQPKLTLWQKALRDSLLEVGVRPFNGFTYDHVSGTKIGGTIFDRFGRRHTAAELLAYANPQKLRVLIYATVQKIVFDTSGTRPRVTGVIFKDENGNQHQALLSNRKGSEVILSSGAIGSPQMLMLSGIGPKRELKRLKIPLVLENEHVGKGMADNPMNTILVPSKAPIEQSLIQTVGITKMGVYVEASTGFGQSPESIHTHYGVMSDKNELFSTIPAKQRRPEATQAYIRRNKYQLHEAFNGSFILEKLAYPISRGHLSLLNTNVDDNPSVTFNYFKHPMDLQRCVEAIRLVSKVVTSKRFLNYTQCDKQNVHEMLSLSVKANINLRPKQVNDTKSMEQFCKDTVVTIWHYHGGCLVGKVVSPDRKVLGVNRLRVIDGSTFDESPGTNPQATVMMMGRYMGVKILRERLGNKAGV, translated from the exons ATGTTTTGGTTTCTGCAGTCTCCAATGGCTCTCAagctctttctctttctctttgctcttcttctctgtcTACCAACTTCTCTCTCCTCCACTGCTTCTAAAG GTAAAGAGCAGAAGCTGAAGTTCAATCCTTACAGATACACGTTCATCGATAAAGCCAGCACATTCGCATCATCTTCctcatcttctttttcatcCAACGGTCAAGATTCCACGTACGACTACATAGTCATCGGAGGCGGAACCGCAGGCTGCCCCCTAGCTGCAACGCTGTCGCGGAATTTCAGCGTTCTTGTTTTAGAGAGAGGTGGCGTTCCGTTTACAAACGCAAACGTCTCTTTCCTCAGGAACTTCCACATCGGACTTGCTGACACGTCAGCTTCCTCTGCGTCTCAGGCATTTGTTTCTACTGACGGCGTTTATAACGCTCGTGCTAGAGTTCTTGGCGGCGGTTCTTGTATTAACGCCGGTTTCTACTCCAGAGCCGATGCTGC GTTCGTGAAGCGAGCAGGATGGGATCCGAAGCTAGTGAACGAGTCGTATCCATGGGTGGAGCGAGAGATCGTTCATCAGCCGAAGCTGACGTTATGGCAGAAAGCTCTGAGAGACAGTCTTTTAGAGGTTGGAGTCAGACCTTTCAATGGCTTCACTTACGATCACGTCTCTGGCACCAAGATCGGCGGCACAATATTCGATAGGTTCGGCCGTCGTCACACCGCCGCAGAGCTTCTCGCTTATGCTAACCCTCAGAAGCTCAGAGTCTTGATCTACGCCACCGTGCAAAAGATAGTCTTTGACACATCTG GAACAAGACCTAGAGTAACAGGTGTGATATTCAAAGACGAGAATGGTAACCAGCACCAGGCTCTGCTCTCGAATAGGAAAGGAAGTGAAGTGATCTTGTCTAGTGGAGCCATTGGGTCACCACAGATGCTGATGTTAAGTGGGATTGGACCTAAGAGGGAGCTTAAGAGACTGAAGATTCCTTTGGTTCTAGAGAATGAGCATGTGGGGAAAGGAATGGCTGATAATCCTATGAACACCATCTTGGTGCCTTCAAAGGCGCCCATAGAGCAGTCACTTATACAGACCGTTGGAATCACAAAGATGGGTGTGTATGTTGAAGCCAGCACTGGCTTTGGTCAGTCCCCTGAGAGCATTCATACTCACTATGGGGTTATGTCAGACAAG AATGAATTATTTTCCACCATACCTGCAAAGCAGAGAAGACCAGAGGCAACACAAGCTTACATCAGAAGAAACAAGTACCAACTTCATGAAGCATTCAATGGAAGTTTCATCTTGGAGAAACTAGCTTACCCAATCTCTAGAGGGCATTTGAGTTTGCTCAACACAAATGTAGACGACAACCCTTCAGTCACCTTCAACTACTTCAAACACCCGATGGATCTCCAACGCTGCGTTGAAGCCATTCGTCTGGTTTCAAAAGTTGTGACGTCTAAACGTTTCCTAAACTACACGCAGTGCGACAAGCAAAACGTACACGAGATGCTTAGCTTAAGTGTCAAGGCAAATATCAATCTAAGACCAAAGCAAGTGAATGATACCAAATCCATGGAGCAGTTCTGTAAAGACACTGTTGTCACAATCTGGCACTATCATGGTGGTTGTCTTGTGGGTAAAGTAGTGAGCCCTGACCGCAAAGTTCTCGGTGTTAACAGGCTCAGAGTTATTGATGGTTCCACATTTGATGAGTCTCCTGGAACCAACCCTCAAGCCACAGTCATGATGATGGGAAG ATACATGGGAGTCAAGATTCTTCGAGAGAGACTTGGAAACAAGGCAGGTGTTTAA